The Ricinus communis isolate WT05 ecotype wild-type chromosome 8, ASM1957865v1, whole genome shotgun sequence sequence ATGAACATTTGTCGAGTTTTATTTCGTAAGGTATGtaatgactttttttttatctgaaTCTAATCGCacttcttaataaataaaatagtctTATTTAGTAAGGAGTAAAAGTTTTTTGAAATAATCACTTTTGTTTAAATAAATGCACTAAACTCCAGCTCGAATCGAGAGATAGAGACATAAGAATGTAAGAAAGTTCTCAATAGGCAAGTCTTTTAGTATTGAGTCCATTCGTCCTgagcaaataataaaagaaattaatctaATGCagtaaatatttgaaatggTTTTTGCAATTAAAAACAACCCTTCTCTCCCGGGATGAATTTTCTGTGGTTCTACTTGGAGTTTAGTACGGGACTTTTTCATGGTATACATAACCATTTGTGTTTTTCCTTCTAGACTATTCAGTGCCTTGTCTCCATTTAGGAGTTGAAACTTGAATTGCTGAATGGTAGATTTTACATtccattaaaaaattattttctttcttatacgAAGGAAACAACAAGGACCAACTAAATCATTCTTGAAAAGCTGAAGTCAATCACCTCCTTCAGCAACAATAGGCAAATTTCCAACGTAAGACGTCATCCAATCAGCATCCATGTTTCCTTCTCTGTATGTGTGAGATAAGGACACTCGCCACCTCTAGTTTATAATGTTCTTTATATTTAGCATAAGCGTACTATCAGCATTACAAGGGATATCCTTTCCATTCACCAAACGCATCACATCCAAGCTATCAGATTCCACTTCTAATTCCTGATTCCCAAATTCCATGTAGTTAACAACCCttgaaataaaatgtaaagTCTAATTGTAATAACTGAACACCTGCCAACATTCATTGCAAATCCCTGCATCCATCTACCTTGATCATCCCGAATGAGTCCTCTGGCAAAGCAACCTTGTCCCATACCCTTGACAGCTCCATATGAGTTCAACTTGTACCAAGACGGATTGGGGCATCTCTATCCAATTAGAACTTCACTTCTTACCTTCACTGCTTGAATTCCTCCTACACAATCAACATGACAGTGTAAATCTCTTGAGCTTTGCTGATGATATTACTCACAATTTTAGATATTCACTCCACCTCTTCACAAAAAATCATTTTGTTCCTTCAAATCCAGAGCTGCCAACACGCTACTCCAAAGAGACACCTATACTGATCCGTATGCAGGCCATCACCTGTCCCTTTAAGGCTTTTGAATTATCCAGTCACTCAAATTTATGTTGAAGAAGCAAGAATGACTCATGAGGCACTAATATATTCCAGACGTGTCTTGAGGTTAGGCAATCACGTAAAACATGAAGGATGTCCTCTTCTCCATCCTCGCGACGACTATAGGTGGTCATGGGGGTCAAGTGCCGCCTTCGCCTCTCCATATTAGTTAACAGTCAATTATTTAAGACTAGCCATAAGAACATGCAAATACGCTTTGGTCCTTTCCATTTCCACGCCACTTCCCAGATTCTACTCTTAGTACACCAATCTGATAAAGTTCCATGAGCAAGGAGTAGCTGATTTATTGTGAAGTTTCTTGAACTACTAAAGGCCCAAAGTTCTCATAAAATTAGGTGTTGTTTGCATACTTTAGGAAAACTAGCTGATCTAATCACTTTTGTTAGGATATTATTCTTGTTTAACTACTATGTAGACAAGAAGAAAccattaaaatcttttattttatttttaaaacatttaccATCATAACTAATACTTTATATGATAATTTAgacctttttatttatttcttcttcgatacatatattttataatctaaTTTGAGAAAAGTTGTTGGATTTAGAActgatataaaagaatttcactagctatgaatttttttcttcatcgTATATAGTTCTTAAAACATATTTACTTGtagagaatttttttatttttatttttaaaaaaattcataaaaaatttataaaacatatttactttatataaataacttttattttctatttagataatttattaaatataaagggtagacttagaataaataaaataagaactctttgttttcatttgaaaataattaatttcttatataaagaaaaatatataaaaaaaatataaaacttacttttaagaatatttcaaaatttagttataattttaaaagcataaaaataagttattttttattttaattttaaaaaatcacaaataaacagaaaattctattttttatttgaaacaTTTTTTAGAACTCTAATAATTAGTAAAGATGCTACATTCAGTTGAGTTGCTATTACTAATATTGGCCGTTTTGCTGCGAGGTTCTGCAATACAAtaaacaatttttattttattttattttcttaaatttggaATATCTTTCTCCAAATTGCCCTCTGGATTTCTTAaatgctttctttctttctgtaaCATCATGCCTCAATTGCCCTATACTTCAGCTGCTATAACAGATTTTAATTCTGGTTAAATAAAGTCAATCTTGATGGATTATTGAAGCTCGAGCTTTCTCTAGGAAGATTTcaacttattttttcttttggttttttcTAAGAATGAAAATTTAAGGTTAGGGGTAGATCTTTTGTTACCATGCTTTCCCACAATGGCTGAAAATAAAAGCatcagcagcagcaacaaAGACAATACAACAAGTGATAAAACGTCAAATGTCACAACAAAAACGAAAACGAACGCCCACTCAGCACATGCTTCCTCCATATTCTCTTACATAAGTATCATCTGACCTCGTGCCCATGCTTAGCTTAGCCAGACAACTTGAAATTATAGTAAAGGCAACAGAAACGAGCTTCCAAATTTTGCCTTGCAGTGAGCTATGCAACTGTCCCCCAGCAATTGGGTTCCTTCGTGTTTCCAGTAATGAGTCCTTTAATAAACAAGGAACAAGGATTTAGAATTCACAATTTAGGAAATTCCGCAATTAAGCTTGCTAGGCAACACAAAACAAGAGAGCAAGCGAAAGGTAACACTTACATTTCCAAGTGTCAATGCTGAGGAGTACGCGTCATGGAAGTGAATTATTCGAGCTCCCTTGTAGGTATATTTGCAATTTTATACCAATCAAGGCCATGATTTTCTTGAATTCTAGAAGTGAATTCCGAAGGCATTTCTCTCACCTTCAATACCTTGAGACTGGTCATGTGTTCCAATCCTTCAGGAAGCATTTTCAACTGTCTGCAGGAAATTATCTGTAGCTCTCTCAGTTGCGGAAATGCTCCTTCGTCCACTGTCCAAATCTGTAGATACGTTAAATTCGCAAGTTTCAGGACTTGAAGCTGAGGAAAGCTTATGTTAGAGCAATGCATTCTGTCTTCAAAGTCCATGCCTTCCAGCTTCAGTATCTCGAGGTTCCTCATGCATTGGACTTCCTTAGGAAGCACCAATTTTCTGCAAAATCTAATCTCCAGTTCTCTCAGTTGCCGAAGTGCACCATTTTCTACTGTCCACTGCTGCAGATGCTCTAGCTTCCACATTTTAAGGACTTGAAGTTGAAGAAAGCTGCCCAGGGGACAATGCATTTTTTTACCTAGATAAGAATTTGACAACAATTTGAGCTCTTTTAGATTGTGAAGGTATTGCAATATCTGCATTGGGTCTTCCTTCATTCTTGAAGCTGACAGTGTTAAGTAAGTGAGGCCTTTAGGAACTCCAAACTTcacaaattttaattgtaatcTCCCAAGCAAGTTCATACTAGATAGATTTCCGAGTTCCGACAAATGTTTTAACGGCAAAAACCAAGCTTCGCCATGTTCATCGAACGATCTCAGCCTCAACGACTGAAGGTGTTTCAGTTTCCGAATCCAATCAGCAATTGCATCAATCTGCAACAgcatttgcttcttttgaGACAACATTGTTCGGCATGCCAATCCCAGTTTGCGAAGATTTTCCAATTTGTCCAGGCCATGCTTCACTGGGCTCCTCTCATCTACAAATACACCCCATAATGTTTGAAGCTCTTCCAGAGAACTGACATTTCGAGGTTTATGCTCAAATCTACTACGATAGCTCTCACTCAAGTACAAATGCCGAAGCCGTTGCATTTTCCAGATTGAATGCGGAAGTTTACTAATGTAAGTGTGCTTGACATCCAGAGTTTGAAGTTTAAGCAAATTGCTTATGGAAAGTGGAAGTTCCTCTAAGTAAGTCCATCTTAATCCAAGATATCTCAGCTGGAGCAGTTTACCAAACACATTGGGAAACTTTGGCCTGAAAACACGTTCAAGATCAAGCACGCGCAGCAACAAGAAGCACCTGCTGGAAATGCATCGCTGAAGAAACTTTTTTATGTCTTCTCCCGGTTTGCTACCTCCGCGGTGGTCAAAGGACATGAACGAGAGGACAGCTTTATAATGACTACGAAGGCTATCATGGTCATGACCATGAATATGTTTGAAATGGAGATCGTTTGGATCATAGTGGTCAGCAAAACGACTAATCTCAATACTTGAAGATAATCCAGAAGTTGCGTCAGCGTATTCTTGGAGTAACTTAGCTCCATCTTTGGACAAACTACATGTTTTAACATCTCCATCAAACTTCTTCTTGACAACGTCAaccaatttcatttttatcaaCTCATTCAAGTACCTTCTAGCAATATGTTCAGGTTCATCACCCATTCTCTTATTGACAAAACCCTCCGCAACCCACAGAGTAATCAGTCTCCGGGCTGGTATCTCAAACTTATTCGGGAATAATCTGAAATAAACAAGACATTTTCTCAAGTTTCGGCCCAATTCCATGTACACGTTTTCTGCTTTTTGCCAAGGTATCAGTCCTTCATTGAACTGCTTCAGCACTCTCAAAAAATTTTCTCGACTCGCCCCATTCTTAGATAACAGATTTCCAACGACAACCGTGTTCTTCCGTATCCATCCACATCTTCTCACAATTTCTTTCGCAATGTCTTCCAGGTCTGGAGGAATCTCTACTTTCAAAGTGCTGGTAAACAATTCCAAACTTTCCTCATCACTTAGTAACTGAATTTCGTGAGGACCTTTGTTCGAATCAGCATGCAAGGCCACAGCCATCTCATTAGTAGTCACCACTATTCTACTTCCATTTGATTTATCTGGGAACGAAGTTCTAAGACAATCCAAGACTTCAGCTGTTCGGATATCATCTAAGATTATCAGGTGCCTCCCATTCAAAGCAACTAATGCCTCTTCTCCCATCTTCCgcttactattttcttttacagaACCCATAAATTGTTCCCTTATTTCTTGCACAACTGCATTGTAATTGTTCTCTTGATGTACGGGAACCCAAGCTCGTAAAGGAAAATGATCCATAACCTCGCTGTCGCTGTAGACTAATTTTGCAAGTGTTGTCTTTCCCGTGCCCACTTCACCCACAATTGAAATCACGCAGCACCATATATCACCTGTGAGAAGCCGTTTCTTAATTGCACATGCGTCATTATCGAAGCCGATGGTATTAGGCGGCGGCCCTCTTTGACATAGGCTACGGAAAATAGTGTTTGAAACTTCCCTTCTTTCTGAGACATCATGGATCTTATTCATGATCCTTGTTATGGCATTGACAATCTTATTCCTTATCATCAGAGCCTCATAATTAAATAGACCTACTtggcttattttctcataatcctTGATGGCTCGCTCTGCCTCATCCGCGATTTCTCCTATTTGCTCCAGCCAAACGTTCAGTCTTCTGCTTGGTTTATCAATTGCTTGGAAATCCTCAAGTAAAGCACGCATTAGCGTTGCTTCTGTTTCCATTGATTTAACTTGGTCTTTCAAATTAACAAGGTCTTTCAAATTACCAGTTCCTGGTCCAACGGACAGCTTAATGGTGCTATCCATAATGGAGAAACTACCATAACAAAACCAGTTGCTCAAAGTTCTGGAGAATGCctccaaaaaagtggcaaTAAAAGGAGCGGACTTGGATGTTTTGCTGCTTGCGCCATCAGGGGATGAACTAGGATGAGCTTCCTCCTCCATGGTGATGACATGAGAAAAACCAGATATGGATGTTTTGCTCCTGGTGCTGTGATGCGACAAACCAGATTGAGCTTTCTCCTCCTCCAAAGTGATAATACGTGAAGAATCATAACTGGATGTTTTGTTTCTTGCACCATGATGTGATGAACCAGATTGAAAATCCTCCTCCAAGGCGATAATTTCTGAAGAATCAGAATCCAATTGTTTTCTCCCAGCGCTATGA is a genomic window containing:
- the LOC8287658 gene encoding putative disease resistance RPP13-like protein 2; the encoded protein is MMETTLSLLADLIIQEADLITGVQEQVDFMESELRMMYAVLQDVEALEGPSDYLLRWNEIVEKANLNADNAIEKFITSAQNKGLSVIFLIFQYLKDRHDVGMQLNRIKASIREMPDSEMRNDKFNKSAGTNSLLVFFQQLIETNGVLLPFNVIREKSHSHSNNSKANDTKNSFVSSFIEGVKMPFSRSLIPVGAESPILQYISHIFSGTASHDQALRRRVDLLKRDMGLMLTSFGYVEGMEGLDERQMIWVAQLKHIADHVDDLDQKYSTISIWEVHRKIEQIECEVADLNRRKQNYAIEISVQGRGPKSVIQSLQERDPSFSISLEETQTFPSHHSAGRKQLDSDSSEIIALEEDFQSGSSHHGARNKTSSYDSSRIITLEEEKAQSGLSHHSTRSKTSISGFSHVITMEEEAHPSSSPDGASSKTSKSAPFIATFLEAFSRTLSNWFCYGSFSIMDSTIKLSVGPGTGNLKDLVNLKDQVKSMETEATLMRALLEDFQAIDKPSRRLNVWLEQIGEIADEAERAIKDYEKISQVGLFNYEALMIRNKIVNAITRIMNKIHDVSERREVSNTIFRSLCQRGPPPNTIGFDNDACAIKKRLLTGDIWCCVISIVGEVGTGKTTLAKLVYSDSEVMDHFPLRAWVPVHQENNYNAVVQEIREQFMGSVKENSKRKMGEEALVALNGRHLIILDDIRTAEVLDCLRTSFPDKSNGSRIVVTTNEMAVALHADSNKGPHEIQLLSDEESLELFTSTLKVEIPPDLEDIAKEIVRRCGWIRKNTVVVGNLLSKNGASRENFLRVLKQFNEGLIPWQKAENVYMELGRNLRKCLVYFRLFPNKFEIPARRLITLWVAEGFVNKRMGDEPEHIARRYLNELIKMKLVDVVKKKFDGDVKTCSLSKDGAKLLQEYADATSGLSSSIEISRFADHYDPNDLHFKHIHGHDHDSLRSHYKAVLSFMSFDHRGGSKPGEDIKKFLQRCISSRCFLLLRVLDLERVFRPKFPNVFGKLLQLRYLGLRWTYLEELPLSISNLLKLQTLDVKHTYISKLPHSIWKMQRLRHLYLSESYRSRFEHKPRNVSSLEELQTLWGVFVDERSPVKHGLDKLENLRKLGLACRTMLSQKKQMLLQIDAIADWIRKLKHLQSLRLRSFDEHGEAWFLPLKHLSELGNLSSMNLLGRLQLKFVKFGVPKGLTYLTLSASRMKEDPMQILQYLHNLKELKLLSNSYLGKKMHCPLGSFLQLQVLKMWKLEHLQQWTVENGALRQLRELEIRFCRKLVLPKEVQCMRNLEILKLEGMDFEDRMHCSNISFPQLQVLKLANLTYLQIWTVDEGAFPQLRELQIISCRQLKMLPEGLEHMTSLKVLKVREMPSEFTSRIQENHGLDWYKIANIPTRELE